In Siniperca chuatsi isolate FFG_IHB_CAS linkage group LG20, ASM2008510v1, whole genome shotgun sequence, the following proteins share a genomic window:
- the LOC122867439 gene encoding microfibril-associated glycoprotein 4-like has product MKLVSVILLLLAPLLTSCQNLVLPVDCSDIYHQDKSRPSGVYTIYPIGSTSAVQVYCDMDSQQGRWTVFQRRMDGSVNFYRPWDQYRTDFGSAAGEYWLGLENLFHLTLRKQYELLVDMEDFSGNKAFTRYSSFSIEPESNGYRLHVSGFIDEGAGDSLSYHNGEKFTTFDKDQDTWDGGNCARKHLGAFWYRNCVSANPNGVYRWGADKTLFAVGVEWRHWKGNDYSLKTISMKIRPVQ; this is encoded by the exons ATGAAG CTGGTATccgtcatcctcctcctcctggctccACTGTTGACCAGCTGCCAGAACCTCGTCCTCCCAGTGGACTGCAGTGACATCTATCACCAAGACAAGAGCCGACCCAGTGGAGTGTACACCATCTACCCTATCGGATCCACGTCTGCTGTCCAG gtgtactGTGACATGGACTCACAACAAGGACGGTGGACG GTGTTCCAGAGAAGGATGGACGGCTCGGTGAACTTCTACAGGCCCTGGGATCAATACAGGACAGACTTTGGTAGCGCTGCTGGAGAGTATTGGCTCG gtcTTGAGAATCTCTTCCACCTGACTCTGAGGAAACAGTACGAGCTGCTGGTGGACATGGAGGACTTCAGTGGAAACAAAGCGTTCACTCGTTACTCCTCGTTCTCCATCGAACCAGAGTCCAATGGATACAGACTGCATGTATCTGGGTTCATTGATGAAGGGGCAG gAGACAGCCTGAGTTATCACAATGGAGAGAAGTTCACCACCTTCGACAAAGACCAGGATACCTGGGATGGGGGGAACTGTGCCAGAAAACACCTTGGGGCATTTTGGTACAGAAATTGTGTTTCTGCAAACCCAAACGGGGTTTATCGTTGGGGGGCTGACAAGACTCTCTTTGCTGTTGGAGTGGAGTGGCGCCATTGGAAGGGTAATGACTACTCTCTGAAGACCATCAGCATGAAGATCCGTCCTGTGCAGTAA
- the LOC122867433 gene encoding microfibril-associated glycoprotein 4-like isoform X1 gives MKDKHPDTIIGFSKRCDWVTTPSVDIRRSSSSFPLKVKPQSLFSSGEFTQSIRQILSISSFSRNLTMKLVSVVLLLLAPLLTSCQKPVLPVDCSDIYLQDKSRPSGEYTIYPAGEKSAVQVYCDLKSEGGRWTVFQRRMDGSVNFYRPWDQYKKGFGFPSGEYWLGLDNIHYLTRNRKSELLVDMEDFEGNKVFARYTSFAIDSEDAGYLLHVSGFINGGAGDSLSYHNGQKFTTFDKDQDSWTGNCARKHLGAFWYNVCHEANPNAVYRWGADKTLYAVGVDWYRWKDHDYSLKAISMKIRPV, from the exons ATGAAAGACAAACACCCAGACACGATCATTGGTTTTTCTAAGAGGTGCGACTGGGTGACGACACCTTCTGTAGATATAAGGAGAAGCAGCAGTTCGTTTCCTCTGAAGGTGAAGCCACAAAGTCTCTTCAGTTCAGGTGAGTTCACACAG AGCATCAGACAGATTTTATCCATCAGCAGTTTCAGCAGAAATCTGACAATGAAG CTGGTATccgtcgtcctcctcctcctggctccACTGTTGACCAGCTGCCAGAAGCCCGTCCTCCCAGTGGACTGCAGTGACATCTATCTCCAAGACAAGAGCCGACCCAGCGGAGAGTACACCATCTACCCCGCTGGAGAAAAGTCTGCTGTCCAG gTGTACTGCGACTTGAAGTCAGAAGGAGGTCGGTGGACG gTGTTCCAGAGGAGGATGGACGGCTCGGTGAACTTCTACAGGCCCTGGGATCAATACAAGAAGGGTTTCGGCTTCCCGTCTGGAGAGTACTGGCTCG gTCTTGACAACATCCACTACCTGACACGCAACCGAAAATCTGAGCTGCTGGTCGACATGGAGGACTTCGAGGGGAATAAAGTGTTTGCTCGGTACACTTCATTCGCCATTGATTCAGAAGATGCTGGATATCTGCTGCATGTATCTGGATTCATCAATGGGGGGGCGG gaGACTCCTTGAGTTACCACAACGGACAGAAGTTCACCACCTTCGACAAAGACCAGGACTCCTGGACTGGCAACTGTGCCAGAAAACACCTGGGGGCGTTCTGGTACAATGTATGTCACGAAGCAAACCCCAATGCGGTTTATCGTTGGGGGGCTGACAAGACTCTCTATGCTGTTGGGGTGGACTGGTACCGTTGGAAGGACCATGACTACTCCCTGAAGGCCATCAGCATGAAGATCCGTCCTGTGTAG
- the LOC122867433 gene encoding microfibril-associated glycoprotein 4-like isoform X2, whose translation MKLVSVVLLLLAPLLTSCQKPVLPVDCSDIYLQDKSRPSGEYTIYPAGEKSAVQVYCDLKSEGGRWTVFQRRMDGSVNFYRPWDQYKKGFGFPSGEYWLGLDNIHYLTRNRKSELLVDMEDFEGNKVFARYTSFAIDSEDAGYLLHVSGFINGGAGDSLSYHNGQKFTTFDKDQDSWTGNCARKHLGAFWYNVCHEANPNAVYRWGADKTLYAVGVDWYRWKDHDYSLKAISMKIRPV comes from the exons ATGAAG CTGGTATccgtcgtcctcctcctcctggctccACTGTTGACCAGCTGCCAGAAGCCCGTCCTCCCAGTGGACTGCAGTGACATCTATCTCCAAGACAAGAGCCGACCCAGCGGAGAGTACACCATCTACCCCGCTGGAGAAAAGTCTGCTGTCCAG gTGTACTGCGACTTGAAGTCAGAAGGAGGTCGGTGGACG gTGTTCCAGAGGAGGATGGACGGCTCGGTGAACTTCTACAGGCCCTGGGATCAATACAAGAAGGGTTTCGGCTTCCCGTCTGGAGAGTACTGGCTCG gTCTTGACAACATCCACTACCTGACACGCAACCGAAAATCTGAGCTGCTGGTCGACATGGAGGACTTCGAGGGGAATAAAGTGTTTGCTCGGTACACTTCATTCGCCATTGATTCAGAAGATGCTGGATATCTGCTGCATGTATCTGGATTCATCAATGGGGGGGCGG gaGACTCCTTGAGTTACCACAACGGACAGAAGTTCACCACCTTCGACAAAGACCAGGACTCCTGGACTGGCAACTGTGCCAGAAAACACCTGGGGGCGTTCTGGTACAATGTATGTCACGAAGCAAACCCCAATGCGGTTTATCGTTGGGGGGCTGACAAGACTCTCTATGCTGTTGGGGTGGACTGGTACCGTTGGAAGGACCATGACTACTCCCTGAAGGCCATCAGCATGAAGATCCGTCCTGTGTAG